The proteins below come from a single Agromyces flavus genomic window:
- a CDS encoding DUF4190 domain-containing protein, giving the protein MSDPRNPDEPAQPVTPSEPTVPAEPVEPPVPAEPVEPTIPAEPTEPSIPAEPSPEPGPAAPEPFHPLEVPEPPAPPSAPGTPSAPPPPSAPEPPAPPAPPSYEAGVPSSPYGAASDATPPVYGAAPAAYGQGAQYGAPSDPYAAAPPAYGAAPGAGVPGYTAPSAKPTPVYSLISLIAGIIGIIGSPILFVPFVGGVLGLFVPAAAVVLGFIGRRKEPAAKGMWLTGIVLGFIGLALAILSFVLWGVLFAVSGSYSGYPY; this is encoded by the coding sequence ATGAGCGATCCGAGGAATCCCGACGAGCCGGCCCAGCCGGTCACCCCGTCAGAACCGACGGTTCCAGCTGAGCCCGTCGAGCCCCCCGTGCCCGCGGAGCCGGTCGAGCCCACCATCCCGGCCGAGCCGACCGAGCCGTCCATCCCCGCCGAGCCGAGCCCCGAGCCCGGCCCCGCGGCGCCCGAGCCGTTCCACCCGCTCGAGGTGCCCGAACCGCCCGCGCCCCCGTCGGCGCCCGGGACGCCCAGCGCTCCGCCGCCGCCATCCGCACCCGAGCCGCCGGCACCGCCGGCGCCGCCCTCCTACGAGGCGGGCGTCCCGTCGTCGCCGTACGGCGCGGCGTCCGACGCCACGCCGCCCGTGTACGGCGCGGCTCCCGCGGCGTACGGCCAGGGCGCGCAGTACGGCGCGCCCTCCGATCCGTACGCGGCGGCTCCGCCGGCGTACGGGGCCGCGCCCGGCGCGGGCGTCCCCGGGTACACGGCGCCGTCGGCGAAGCCGACGCCGGTCTACAGCCTCATCTCGCTGATCGCCGGCATCATCGGCATCATCGGCTCGCCGATCCTCTTCGTGCCGTTCGTCGGCGGCGTGCTCGGCCTGTTCGTGCCGGCCGCCGCGGTCGTGCTCGGCTTCATCGGGCGCCGCAAGGAGCCGGCCGCCAAGGGCATGTGGCTCACGGGCATCGTGCTCGGCTTCATCGGCCTGGCGCTCGCCATCCTGTCGTTCGTCCTGTGGGGCGTGCTCTTCGCCGTGAGCGGCAGCTACAGCGGCTACCCCTACTGA
- a CDS encoding DUF4190 domain-containing protein: MPPAERPTGADPAEAPAAGAPPAVPTHTAPTPIGPHTAIEPETAPPADGQERPSAAPPREIDRPYDTGELHGLPTGQLLAVRRPEPEIRVDDLEEDEHRRLYSYVAAVLGVAGAAASLLVGWMFPLSIAAIVFGVLGLRREEHGRIPAFVGIGTGIAGLVFSFVWLGYYAIVFGALRP, translated from the coding sequence ATGCCTCCCGCCGAGCGCCCGACCGGAGCGGATCCGGCCGAGGCGCCCGCCGCCGGCGCTCCGCCCGCGGTTCCGACGCACACGGCGCCGACCCCCATCGGGCCGCACACCGCGATCGAGCCCGAGACCGCGCCGCCCGCCGACGGGCAGGAAAGACCCTCGGCGGCTCCGCCGCGCGAGATCGATCGGCCGTACGACACCGGCGAGCTGCACGGACTGCCGACGGGGCAGCTGCTCGCCGTACGTCGCCCCGAGCCCGAGATCCGCGTGGACGACCTCGAGGAGGACGAGCACCGCCGCCTCTACAGCTACGTCGCTGCCGTGCTCGGCGTGGCCGGCGCCGCGGCGTCCCTGCTCGTCGGATGGATGTTCCCGCTGTCGATCGCCGCGATCGTGTTCGGCGTGCTCGGCCTCCGACGTGAGGAGCACGGCCGCATCCCCGCCTTCGTCGGCATCGGCACCGGCATCGCGGGCCTCGTGTTCTCGTTCGTCTGGCTCGGCTACTACGCCATCGTGTTCGGCGCGTTGAGGCCCTGA
- a CDS encoding class I SAM-dependent methyltransferase, with protein sequence MERDELVQLLSPQGLDLLDSLPAWTSSADVVRTVADLRKQGHSPGLVAAVLSQSKLRTRARSKFGEFADRMLFTEAGLEQSTRLRVAALHAGRYARAGLRHVADLGCGIGGDALAFAAIDLEVTAAEADEVTAAVAAFNLTPFPRVRVLHARAEDVSLAGIDGAWLDPARRTTAGGTTTRLADAAEYSPSLDFAFGLGERMPVGVKLGPGTDRGVVPAGTEAQWVSVDGDVVELAVWTGALARSGVGRAALVIRGDAAHELVAPADSEDAPVGPLGDYLYEPDGAVIRARLIGDLARSNGAWMLSDGIAYFTGDRLVESPFARAFRVLERLPADERHLRQALHARGVGTLEIKKRGVDVDPAALRTRLKLKGDDAATIVLTREEGRHVALLVERL encoded by the coding sequence GTGGAACGCGACGAGCTGGTGCAGCTGCTCTCCCCGCAGGGCCTCGACCTCCTCGACTCGCTTCCGGCCTGGACCAGCAGCGCCGACGTGGTGCGCACCGTGGCCGACCTGCGCAAGCAGGGCCACTCCCCCGGACTCGTGGCCGCCGTGCTGAGCCAGTCCAAACTGCGCACCCGGGCGCGCTCGAAGTTCGGCGAGTTCGCCGACCGCATGCTGTTCACCGAGGCCGGGCTCGAGCAGTCCACGAGGCTCCGCGTGGCCGCGCTCCACGCCGGGCGCTACGCACGCGCCGGGCTCCGGCACGTCGCCGACCTGGGCTGCGGCATCGGCGGCGATGCGCTCGCCTTCGCGGCGATCGACCTCGAGGTGACCGCGGCCGAGGCCGACGAGGTGACGGCGGCCGTCGCGGCCTTCAACCTCACCCCGTTTCCCCGCGTGCGCGTGCTCCACGCCCGCGCCGAGGACGTCTCGCTCGCCGGCATCGACGGCGCGTGGCTCGACCCCGCGCGCCGTACCACCGCGGGCGGCACCACGACCCGCCTCGCCGATGCGGCCGAGTACTCGCCCTCGCTCGACTTCGCGTTCGGCCTGGGCGAGCGGATGCCGGTGGGCGTCAAGCTCGGTCCCGGCACCGATCGCGGGGTGGTCCCGGCCGGGACGGAGGCGCAATGGGTCTCGGTCGACGGCGACGTCGTCGAGCTCGCGGTGTGGACGGGTGCGCTCGCCCGGAGCGGCGTCGGCCGTGCCGCGCTCGTCATCCGCGGCGACGCAGCGCACGAGCTGGTCGCGCCGGCCGACAGCGAGGATGCGCCCGTCGGGCCGCTGGGCGACTACCTGTACGAGCCCGACGGGGCGGTGATCCGCGCCCGGCTCATCGGCGACCTCGCCCGCTCCAACGGGGCGTGGATGCTGAGCGACGGCATCGCCTACTTCACCGGCGACCGACTCGTCGAGAGCCCGTTCGCGCGGGCGTTCCGCGTGCTCGAGCGGCTGCCCGCCGACGAGCGGCACCTCCGCCAGGCGCTGCACGCCCGCGGGGTCGGCACGCTCGAGATCAAGAAACGCGGCGTCGACGTCGACCCTGCGGCGCTCCGCACCCGGCTCAAGCTCAAGGGCGACGACGCCGCCACGATCGTGCTCACCCGTGAGGAGGGGCGGCACGTCGCCCTCCTCGTCGAACGTCTCTGA
- the groES gene encoding co-chaperone GroES, whose translation MSVSIKPLEDRIVIKQVEAEQTTASGLVIPDTAKEKPQEGEVVAVGPGRIDDNGNRVPLDVSVGDKVLYSKYGGTEVKFGGEEFLVLSARDVLAVVVR comes from the coding sequence GTGTCGGTTTCCATCAAGCCGCTCGAGGATCGCATCGTCATCAAGCAGGTCGAGGCCGAGCAGACCACCGCTTCGGGCCTGGTCATCCCCGACACCGCCAAGGAGAAGCCGCAGGAGGGCGAGGTCGTCGCCGTGGGCCCGGGCCGCATCGACGACAACGGCAACCGCGTCCCGCTCGACGTGTCCGTCGGCGACAAGGTCCTGTACTCCAAGTACGGCGGCACCGAGGTGAAGTTCGGCGGCGAGGAGTTCCTCGTGCTGTCGGCTCGCGACGTGCTGGCGGTCGTCGTCCGCTAG
- the rarD gene encoding EamA family transporter RarD, which yields MTSAPPTASRARTPRASLNRAGLAYAVSAYALWGFLPIYFIALAPTTPVEIVAWRILLSLVFCALLIALTRSWRTFAGLLRDRRVVLIMGAAGALIFVNWLTYVFAAVSGQVVEAALGYFINPIVTVFLGVLVLRERLNAVQWTAVGISIVAVVVLAVGYGQVPWIALVLAFSFGFYGLIKKHVGPRVDAVSGLTLETAWLAPLAAVLLVVEGLTTGLTMGTEGTWHTVLLLAAGAVTAIPLLLFAAASRRLPLIYMGFIQYFAPFIQFLVGVVILNEPMPLERWIGFGLVWIALVVLAFDLARGARAARRAALAAL from the coding sequence GTGACCTCCGCTCCACCGACCGCCTCACGGGCGCGAACTCCGCGTGCGAGCCTCAATCGTGCAGGGCTCGCCTACGCGGTCTCCGCCTACGCGCTGTGGGGCTTCCTCCCCATCTACTTCATCGCGCTCGCGCCCACCACGCCCGTCGAGATCGTCGCGTGGCGCATCCTGCTCTCGCTGGTGTTCTGCGCCCTGCTCATCGCCCTGACACGCTCGTGGCGCACGTTCGCCGGGCTGCTCCGAGACCGCCGCGTGGTGCTCATCATGGGGGCGGCGGGCGCGCTCATCTTCGTCAACTGGCTCACGTACGTCTTCGCGGCCGTGTCCGGCCAAGTCGTCGAGGCCGCGCTCGGGTACTTCATCAACCCGATCGTGACGGTCTTCCTCGGGGTGCTCGTGCTCAGGGAACGCCTCAACGCCGTGCAGTGGACCGCGGTGGGCATCTCGATCGTCGCCGTCGTCGTGCTCGCCGTCGGATACGGCCAGGTGCCGTGGATCGCGCTGGTGCTGGCCTTCAGCTTCGGCTTCTACGGGCTCATCAAGAAGCACGTGGGCCCCCGGGTCGACGCCGTCTCCGGCCTGACGCTCGAGACCGCGTGGCTCGCGCCGCTCGCCGCCGTGCTGCTCGTCGTCGAGGGCCTCACCACCGGGCTCACCATGGGCACCGAAGGCACCTGGCACACGGTGCTGCTGCTCGCGGCCGGAGCCGTCACCGCGATCCCGCTGCTGCTCTTCGCGGCCGCCTCCCGGCGCCTGCCGCTGATCTACATGGGCTTCATCCAGTACTTCGCCCCGTTCATCCAGTTCCTGGTCGGGGTCGTGATCCTGAACGAGCCCATGCCGCTCGAGCGATGGATCGGCTTCGGACTCGTCTGGATCGCGCTCGTCGTGCTGGCGTTCGACCTCGCCAGGGGCGCACGCGCCGCCCGTCGGGCGGCGCTCGCGGCCCTCTGA
- a CDS encoding ABC transporter substrate-binding protein, whose protein sequence is MSVFAKATASRSARAAWTGIAIAGVSALLLTACSTGGNPEPAESEEAADTGDALEIEAGERDLTLKVGTILPQSGTLAFLGPPEEAGVALAAQEINEADAGINVEVVYRDSGDTTTDIATVSVTDLLSQDVSAIVGAASSGVSLTVIDQITSAGVVHFSPANTSPDFTDYEDNGLYFRTAPSDLLQGEVLGNLIAEDGASTLGLLVLNDPYGTGLAGALKETFESAGGEVVAEELFNTGDSNFDSQLSAINAANPDAVAVITFDESKVVVPALVGSGYPGSQLYFVDGNLKDYSADFAPGLIADAKGTLPGPKLEDDFRERLLEVDPALTDFSYGPESYDALMLIAMAAYAANSVEGTDIGEYLQQVSGGSGDGEKVTSFADAAALLAEGQQVDYDGASGPITLNEKGDPTEATIGIYQYGDDNKYTRIN, encoded by the coding sequence ATGAGCGTATTCGCGAAGGCCACCGCCTCGCGCTCGGCTCGCGCGGCCTGGACGGGCATCGCCATCGCCGGCGTGTCCGCCCTCCTCCTCACCGCGTGCAGCACGGGCGGCAATCCGGAGCCCGCCGAGTCGGAGGAAGCCGCCGACACTGGCGACGCGCTGGAGATCGAGGCGGGTGAGCGCGACCTCACCCTGAAGGTCGGCACCATCCTTCCCCAGAGCGGCACCCTCGCCTTCCTCGGCCCGCCCGAGGAGGCCGGCGTGGCGCTCGCCGCGCAGGAGATCAACGAGGCCGATGCCGGCATCAACGTCGAGGTCGTCTACCGCGACTCCGGCGACACCACGACCGACATCGCCACCGTCTCGGTGACCGACCTCCTCTCGCAGGACGTCTCGGCCATCGTCGGTGCGGCGTCGTCCGGTGTGTCGCTCACCGTGATCGACCAGATCACATCCGCCGGTGTCGTGCACTTCTCGCCCGCCAACACGTCGCCCGACTTCACGGACTACGAGGACAACGGGCTGTACTTCCGTACGGCTCCCTCCGACCTGCTTCAGGGCGAGGTGCTCGGCAACCTGATCGCCGAGGACGGCGCGTCCACGCTCGGCCTGCTCGTGCTGAACGACCCGTACGGCACCGGACTCGCCGGTGCCCTGAAGGAGACGTTCGAGTCGGCCGGCGGCGAGGTCGTCGCCGAGGAGCTGTTCAACACCGGTGACTCGAACTTCGACTCGCAGCTCTCGGCGATCAACGCCGCGAACCCCGATGCCGTGGCCGTCATCACATTCGACGAGTCCAAGGTCGTCGTTCCGGCGCTCGTCGGCTCCGGGTACCCCGGCAGCCAGCTGTACTTCGTCGATGGCAACCTGAAGGACTACAGCGCTGACTTCGCCCCCGGCTTGATCGCCGATGCGAAGGGCACGCTGCCCGGTCCGAAGCTCGAGGACGACTTCCGCGAGCGCCTCCTCGAGGTCGACCCGGCCCTGACCGACTTCAGCTACGGCCCCGAGTCGTACGACGCGCTCATGCTCATCGCGATGGCCGCCTATGCGGCGAACAGCGTCGAGGGCACCGACATCGGCGAGTACCTCCAGCAGGTGTCGGGTGGCTCGGGCGACGGTGAGAAGGTCACGTCCTTCGCCGACGCCGCGGCGCTCCTCGCCGAGGGCCAGCAGGTCGACTACGACGGTGCATCGGGTCCGATCACCCTCAATGAGAAGGGTGACCCGACCGAGGCGACCATCGGCATCTACCAGTACGGTGACGACAACAAGTACACCCGCATCAACTGA
- a CDS encoding ABC transporter ATP-binding protein → MTNSESVPAAAPQPAGGTAVAQDDMVVEVRDVTAGYLPGVNILNGCSLTARQGELIGIIGPNGAGKSTLLKAIFGLVRVREGGIYLQGEEITNLKANRLVAKGVGFVPQTNNVFPSLTIQENLEMGLFQKPKGLKERLEFVTEIFPELGKRLGQRAGSLSGGERQMVAMSRALMMGPHVLLLDEPSAGLSPVRQDEAFLRVKEINRAGVTTIMVEQNARRCLQICDRGYVLDQGRDAYEGPGRELLNDPKVIGLYLGTLGQD, encoded by the coding sequence ATGACGAACAGTGAATCGGTCCCGGCCGCGGCCCCGCAGCCTGCGGGCGGCACCGCGGTCGCCCAGGACGACATGGTCGTCGAGGTGCGCGACGTGACCGCCGGGTACCTGCCGGGCGTGAACATCCTCAACGGCTGCTCGCTGACCGCCCGCCAAGGTGAGCTGATCGGCATCATCGGCCCCAACGGCGCCGGCAAGTCGACGCTCTTGAAGGCCATCTTCGGCCTGGTGCGCGTCCGCGAGGGTGGCATCTACCTGCAGGGCGAGGAGATCACCAACCTCAAGGCGAACCGGCTGGTCGCGAAGGGCGTCGGGTTCGTCCCGCAGACGAACAACGTGTTCCCCTCGCTCACCATCCAGGAGAACCTCGAGATGGGCCTCTTCCAGAAGCCCAAGGGGCTCAAGGAGCGCCTCGAGTTCGTGACCGAGATCTTCCCGGAGCTCGGCAAGCGACTCGGCCAGCGCGCCGGCTCGCTCTCAGGTGGCGAGCGCCAGATGGTCGCCATGTCGCGCGCGCTGATGATGGGGCCGCACGTGCTGCTGCTCGACGAGCCGTCGGCCGGTCTCTCCCCCGTCCGCCAGGACGAGGCGTTCCTCCGGGTCAAGGAGATCAACCGTGCGGGCGTGACGACCATCATGGTCGAGCAGAACGCTCGGCGCTGCCTCCAGATCTGCGACCGAGGGTACGTGCTCGACCAGGGTCGTGACGCGTACGAGGGCCCCGGGCGCGAGCTGCTGAACGACCCGAAGGTCATCGGCCTGTACCTCGGTACGCTCGGGCAGGACTGA
- a CDS encoding ABC transporter ATP-binding protein, with protein MSDNVTPATKPVKSTGLHVGDAAPGVKKVDPILVADGVKRTFGGLTAVDVDHVEIPRGAITALIGPNGAGKTTFFNLLTGFDKPDEGKWEFDGRSLAHVPAYRVARMGLIRTFQLTKALGLLTVLDNMKLGAKSQTGENLFRSILPFLWRKQEDEIEAKAKELLTRFKLDAKQEDYAASLSGGQRKLLEMARALMSDPTLVMLDEPMAGVNPALTQSLLDHILDLKSQGMTVLFVEHDMHMVRHIADWVVVMAEGKIVAEGDPHTVMQDQAVIDAYLGAHHDTDLGATDTGHVEALKELIDDEQ; from the coding sequence TTGTCCGATAACGTCACTCCCGCGACCAAGCCGGTCAAGAGCACCGGCCTCCACGTCGGCGACGCCGCACCGGGCGTCAAGAAGGTCGATCCGATCCTCGTCGCCGACGGCGTCAAGCGCACGTTCGGCGGCCTCACCGCCGTCGACGTCGATCACGTCGAGATCCCACGCGGGGCCATCACGGCCCTCATCGGCCCGAACGGCGCCGGCAAGACCACGTTCTTCAACCTGCTCACGGGCTTCGACAAGCCCGACGAGGGCAAGTGGGAGTTCGACGGCCGTTCGCTCGCGCACGTTCCGGCGTACCGGGTCGCGCGCATGGGCCTCATCCGCACCTTCCAGCTGACGAAGGCGCTCGGCCTGCTCACGGTGCTCGACAACATGAAGCTGGGCGCGAAGTCGCAGACCGGCGAGAACCTCTTCCGGTCGATCCTGCCGTTCCTGTGGCGCAAGCAGGAGGACGAGATCGAGGCGAAGGCGAAGGAGCTGCTGACGCGCTTCAAGCTCGACGCCAAGCAGGAGGACTACGCGGCGAGCCTCTCGGGCGGCCAGCGCAAGCTGCTCGAGATGGCTCGGGCGCTCATGAGCGACCCCACCCTCGTGATGCTCGACGAGCCGATGGCCGGGGTCAACCCGGCACTGACCCAGTCGCTGCTCGACCACATCCTCGACCTGAAGTCGCAGGGCATGACCGTGCTGTTCGTCGAGCACGACATGCACATGGTGCGCCACATCGCCGACTGGGTCGTCGTGATGGCCGAGGGCAAGATCGTGGCCGAGGGCGACCCTCACACGGTCATGCAGGACCAGGCCGTGATCGACGCCTATCTCGGCGCGCACCACGACACGGATCTCGGCGCGACCGACACCGGCCACGTCGAAGCACTGAAGGAGCTCATCGATGACGAACAGTGA
- a CDS encoding branched-chain amino acid ABC transporter permease, translating into MDWIAILSNASQQLISPTTAAYALAALGLAIHFGYTGLLNFGQAGFMAIGAYGYAISTLTFGFPVWAAVLTGIGASVVFALILGIPTLRLRADYLAIVTIAAAEILRLIFTTNTFEDVTGSASGLQGYKGGFAALNPIPDGTYGFGPFTYNAYDWWIRIVGWTIVILAALFTWLLMRSPWGRVIKGIREDEDAVRALGKNVYSYKMQSLILGGVFGTVAGMVFIMPRAVVPANYQTSLTFFIYAILLLGGAATILGPIVGAMLFWVLISFFSGFVARGVEAGWFPFMTPVQAGQLTFILVGVGIMLLVVFRPQGIFGNKKELAFVR; encoded by the coding sequence ATCGACTGGATTGCGATCCTCTCCAACGCGTCGCAGCAGCTCATCAGCCCGACGACCGCCGCCTACGCCCTCGCGGCGCTCGGCCTGGCGATCCACTTCGGCTACACGGGCCTGCTCAACTTCGGCCAGGCGGGCTTCATGGCCATCGGTGCCTACGGCTACGCGATCTCCACGCTCACGTTCGGCTTCCCGGTGTGGGCGGCGGTGCTCACCGGCATCGGCGCCTCAGTGGTGTTCGCGCTCATCCTCGGTATCCCGACCCTGCGACTGCGAGCCGACTACCTGGCCATCGTCACCATCGCCGCAGCCGAGATCCTCCGCCTCATCTTCACCACGAACACGTTCGAGGACGTCACAGGCTCGGCGAGCGGCCTCCAGGGCTACAAGGGCGGGTTCGCGGCGCTGAACCCCATCCCCGACGGCACGTACGGGTTCGGTCCGTTCACGTACAACGCCTACGACTGGTGGATCCGGATCGTGGGCTGGACCATCGTGATCCTCGCGGCCCTCTTCACCTGGCTGCTCATGCGCAGTCCGTGGGGTCGCGTGATCAAGGGCATCCGCGAGGACGAGGACGCCGTGCGTGCGCTCGGCAAGAACGTGTACTCCTACAAGATGCAGAGCCTGATCCTCGGTGGCGTCTTCGGCACTGTCGCGGGCATGGTGTTCATCATGCCCCGCGCGGTCGTGCCGGCGAACTACCAGACGTCGCTGACGTTTTTCATCTACGCGATCCTGCTGCTGGGCGGCGCCGCGACGATCCTCGGTCCCATCGTGGGTGCGATGCTCTTCTGGGTGCTCATCTCGTTCTTTTCGGGATTCGTTGCCCGTGGGGTGGAGGCCGGCTGGTTCCCGTTCATGACGCCGGTGCAGGCGGGCCAGCTCACGTTCATCCTGGTGGGCGTTGGCATCATGCTGCTCGTGGTCTTCAGGCCACAGGGCATCTTCGGCAATAAGAAGGAGTTGGCCTTTGTCCGATAA
- a CDS encoding branched-chain amino acid ABC transporter permease has product MLFGLLVSALTLSGIAASPALADEGGTDTAAEEEFEYFFSGNVQYEDEPLRGVEITVEGNGFEGSTETDADGRWTIGVPEKATYEITLNEDTLPEGVVVEDGQSTVEAEFGLTNRKSVNFFLGEGQRVTTDLGAQVLIRVVNGLNFGLLLALAAIGLSLIFGTTGLSNFAHAEMVTFGALMMLTFGVDLALPVWLALIISLVLSGALGWTLDAALWKPLRRRGVALIPLMIVSIGLSLAIRYTYQFFYGGATRQLPGATLPSDIHIGPITLSWIDVISMATSIVVLLAVAYFLLRTRIGKATRAVSDNAPLAAASGIDVDRVIRIVWVLGAVLAGLSGILWAYFRPGVSWDMGFQILLLIFAAVTLGGLGTAFGALVGSLIVGLFVELSTLWLPSDMKYVGALVVLILVLLFRPQGILGRRERIG; this is encoded by the coding sequence ATCCTCTTCGGACTCCTCGTCTCCGCACTCACTCTGTCCGGCATCGCAGCGTCCCCTGCGTTGGCGGACGAAGGGGGTACGGACACGGCGGCCGAAGAGGAGTTCGAGTACTTCTTCAGCGGCAACGTGCAGTACGAGGACGAGCCCCTGAGGGGCGTCGAGATCACGGTCGAGGGCAACGGATTCGAAGGATCGACCGAGACCGACGCCGACGGGCGCTGGACGATCGGCGTTCCCGAGAAGGCGACCTATGAGATCACGCTCAACGAGGACACGCTCCCCGAGGGCGTCGTCGTCGAGGACGGCCAGTCGACCGTCGAGGCCGAGTTCGGCCTGACGAACCGCAAGTCCGTCAACTTCTTCCTCGGCGAAGGCCAGCGAGTCACGACCGACCTCGGCGCGCAGGTGCTCATCCGGGTGGTGAACGGCCTGAACTTCGGCCTCCTGCTCGCGCTCGCCGCGATCGGCCTGTCGCTCATCTTCGGCACCACCGGGTTGTCGAACTTCGCGCACGCCGAGATGGTCACCTTCGGCGCCTTGATGATGCTGACCTTCGGGGTCGATCTCGCGCTGCCGGTCTGGCTCGCGCTGATCATCTCGCTGGTGCTCTCCGGCGCGCTCGGCTGGACGCTCGACGCGGCGCTCTGGAAGCCGCTGCGACGGCGCGGGGTCGCGCTGATCCCGCTCATGATCGTCAGCATCGGCCTCTCGCTCGCGATCCGGTACACCTACCAGTTCTTCTACGGCGGCGCGACGCGCCAGCTGCCGGGCGCCACGCTGCCCTCCGACATCCACATCGGGCCCATCACGCTCTCGTGGATCGACGTGATCAGCATGGCGACCTCCATCGTGGTGCTGCTCGCGGTCGCCTACTTCCTGCTCCGCACGCGCATCGGCAAGGCCACTCGGGCAGTGTCCGACAACGCGCCGCTCGCCGCCGCGAGCGGCATCGATGTCGACCGCGTCATCCGCATCGTGTGGGTCCTCGGCGCCGTGCTCGCGGGCCTCTCGGGCATCCTCTGGGCGTACTTCCGCCCGGGCGTGAGCTGGGACATGGGCTTCCAGATCCTGCTGCTCATCTTCGCCGCGGTCACCCTGGGCGGTCTCGGCACCGCGTTCGGCGCGCTCGTCGGCTCGCTCATCGTGGGCCTCTTCGTCGAGCTCTCCACGCTCTGGCTGCCGAGCGACATGAAGTACGTCGGCGCGCTGGTCGTGCTGATCCTCGTGCTGCTGTTCCGACCGCAGGGCATCCTCGGTCGCCGAGAGAGAATCGGATAA
- the guaB gene encoding IMP dehydrogenase, giving the protein MDQADPFGFTGLTYDDVLLLPGHTDVIPSEADTSSRLTKRITVATPLLSAAMDTVTEARMAIAMARQGGIGILHRNLSIAEQADMVDRVKRSESGMVSNPVTTTPDATVAEVDELCATYRVSGLPVVDDEGILVGIITNRDMRFVSDFEKPTTKVVDVMTKMPLITGRVGMDPDEAVAIFAQHKVEKLPLVDDAGRLTGLITVKDFDKSEQYPNATKDAEGRLRVGAAMGFFGDAWERAEALRDAGVDVLVVDTANGESAGVLDIIRRLKADPTFAHIDVIGGNVATYEGAKALVDAGADAVKVGVGPGSICTTRVVAGVGVPQITAVYEASKATRPAGVPLIADGGLQFSGDIAKALVAGADTVMLGSLLAGTAESPGDLVFQNGKQYKAYRGMGSLGALQTRGKKTSYSKDRYFQADVPSDEKLIPEGIEGQVPYRGPVSAVAYQLVGGLRQSMFYVGARTIADLKAKGRFVRITPAGLKESHPHDVQFVVEAPNYTR; this is encoded by the coding sequence ATGGATCAGGCCGATCCGTTCGGATTCACGGGACTCACGTACGACGACGTCCTCCTGCTGCCGGGACACACCGACGTGATCCCGAGCGAGGCCGACACGAGCTCGCGCCTGACGAAGCGCATCACGGTCGCCACCCCGCTGCTCTCCGCCGCGATGGACACCGTGACCGAGGCCCGCATGGCGATCGCCATGGCCCGCCAGGGCGGTATCGGCATCCTGCACCGCAACCTCTCGATCGCCGAGCAGGCCGACATGGTCGACCGCGTGAAGCGCAGCGAGTCGGGCATGGTCTCCAACCCGGTGACCACGACGCCCGATGCCACGGTTGCCGAGGTCGACGAGCTCTGTGCGACCTACCGGGTCTCGGGCCTGCCCGTGGTCGACGACGAGGGGATCCTCGTCGGCATCATCACCAACCGCGACATGCGCTTCGTCTCCGACTTCGAGAAGCCGACCACCAAGGTCGTCGACGTCATGACGAAGATGCCGCTCATCACCGGCCGGGTCGGCATGGACCCCGACGAGGCCGTCGCGATCTTCGCGCAGCACAAGGTCGAGAAGCTCCCGCTGGTCGACGACGCGGGCCGGCTGACCGGCCTCATCACCGTGAAGGACTTCGACAAGTCCGAGCAGTACCCGAATGCCACGAAGGATGCCGAGGGCCGCCTGCGGGTCGGCGCCGCGATGGGCTTCTTCGGCGACGCGTGGGAGCGCGCCGAGGCGCTGCGCGACGCGGGCGTCGACGTGCTGGTCGTCGACACCGCCAACGGCGAGTCGGCCGGCGTGCTCGACATCATCCGCCGGCTCAAGGCCGACCCGACGTTCGCGCACATCGACGTGATCGGCGGCAACGTCGCGACGTACGAGGGCGCGAAGGCGCTCGTCGACGCGGGTGCCGACGCCGTCAAGGTCGGCGTGGGTCCGGGGTCGATCTGCACCACGCGCGTCGTGGCGGGCGTGGGCGTGCCCCAGATCACCGCCGTGTACGAGGCGTCCAAGGCCACCAGGCCCGCTGGCGTGCCGCTCATCGCCGACGGCGGCCTGCAGTTCTCGGGCGACATCGCCAAGGCCCTCGTCGCCGGCGCCGACACGGTCATGCTCGGGTCGCTGCTCGCGGGCACCGCCGAGAGCCCGGGCGACCTGGTGTTCCAGAACGGCAAGCAGTACAAGGCGTACCGCGGCATGGGCTCGCTGGGCGCGCTGCAGACCCGCGGCAAGAAGACGTCGTACTCGAAGGACCGCTACTTCCAAGCCGACGTTCCGAGCGACGAGAAGCTCATCCCCGAGGGCATCGAGGGCCAGGTGCCCTACCGCGGCCCCGTTTCGGCCGTCGCGTACCAGCTCGTCGGCGGCCTGCGGCAGTCGATGTTCTACGTCGGCGCACGGACGATCGCCGACCTCAAGGCGAAGGGCCGCTTCGTGCGGATCACCCCGGCCGGCCTGAAGGAATCGCACCCGCACGACGTGCAGTTCGTCGTCGAGGCGCCGAACTACACGAGGTAG